The Oligoflexia bacterium DNA segment TACTTTGCCCAGCCATTGAGTGAGTTTTAGAACTTACTACTTCTAAAGAAGCGGACTCAGAATCAATTTCCACTTGAAATCTAATTGCTGGCAATTGTGGTGCGCCAATTTCACTTGTAAAGCTGTGTCGTGGAATTTGAATTTCTGCGAATTGCCCGGCTATTGTTGAAACCTTATTGATATTAAAACCAGGTACTTCTACGTTGATGAAAGTATCTCTCCCCTGAGTAATTACTTTCATTTGTGGTTCTTTTACTACCGAACTTTTATTAAGTGTAAACCATCCCCCGTGTGATTGAACTGTGATTAACAGTCCAATAACCAATAACGATAATCTCATTAGTTCCCCTCCGTGGCGTTAATGAAGTTATGTCCAAAATTCTCATTGACTTTGGTATTGCTGTAAATTCATTTGTACAAAACCATCCGAAGGTCTAGGTGTCAGAGAGTAAAGAGATTAACTTATTTAGATTTTTTAGACGGCGCAGCAATGCGAATAGATTCTTTTGGGTATGTCAGCTTCACAAATTCAAATCGTGTAGGCGTTTTATCATCTTCTAACTTGATGTTGTATTCAACAGCTGTTTCTAAGGTTTCAATTAGACTATCTTGTTGAAAAGCAATCTTCACCTTCACTGTTTCACGAGGATTTAAATCTTTAACTAAAGGCGATGGTTCTAAATTGAGAAACATCATAGTCTCATTGTATTTAAAGTTTGGTAACCCAGCACCGGGGAAATAAGTCCCCTTCGCATTGAAAAGAACACCCAATCTCCTTGCTGCATCATTACTGATATTTTGTTTCATCTCAAATTGCTTAAGTCGATTAGAACTATTTTTTTCTACAGTGGAAGCGCATCCCATGAAAACCATTACCGCTAAACTGTAAATTATTGATTTAAGGATATGCATTTATTTAGCAGAGCCGGTTGATTGAGCAGGTGAATTACTTGAAGGTTTGCCAGAGCGTGTACAATTTGTACATTCGCTCTCATTTTTGAGTTTTTTAATCTCTGCCACAACAAGATCTTTAAGCGGGCGATCTTGATCATCAACCTTTGAGAATAAACCCTCACAAGTAGTGAGTGCATCATGAAAAACTTTTGCAGGCACTGGTTTTATAGGGGAGTGTTCACCTAAGAGACCAAGTAGTACGTGGGCATCTTCTGATGTATGAGTTACATCCTTACGTAATAAATAATCCGAGGTCATTCTTTGAGTTCTGCCCTGAAGCATATTTTTAAATTGGTCTCTCACATTTTGATCAAATGAATGAGTTGCATTTATTTGTTTATATTTCTTTTTTTGTTCTGGCTTAAAGCTGATGAAAAGCGAAGTTACAGTGCTTCCATTTTTCACAGCAGACTCTTTATTTTTCCCAGTTGGACGTCCAATGCTTATGCTGAGATATATTGGCGCATTCCCAGGTTCATTAAGTTCTACATAATATTGATCATGCTTGTAAAAACTATGGAGATGGTTTTTTTTAGAGACAATATTCACAGCTTTCGATTTTTTTGTGAGTGGGATAAATATTGATTCAGTCCCCGTCAGCAAATAGAGTCCGTCTTTACCATCTTTATTTCCCAAGAAATGTTCTACATTTTGATATCGACCAGCTTGTCTAATTTGATCTCGATTTAATTCAGACGGATCATGAGCGTTCAACGTACTTTGTTGATAAATCATGGGGGCACTGTTGAGCGCATGGTAACAAGACGAATATTTTTCTAGCCATGGTTTTGCATCTTGAGAATATGCATAAGATGAAAGAATTAACAAAATTGAAAACAATAAAAATCTAGATGCCATGGGCCCCCCCGGACATAAGTCACATGATCCTAATTATATACTAAAGCTGGAAAAATTTGGTGACAAAAATCGTACTTATTGTGGGGGATTAGACAGTTTGGCGTCGAAACCTTCTACTATAACGACCTACATGCCTGGCACGCATTTGCAAACAAGTTAGGAACTCCTGTTTGAGGATTTTCAAATAAAGGTGATAGGCACCGTTTTTGGAGACAAAAAGTATTATGAAAAATAGAGCAACTTTAATTATCTCAACTTTAATTATCTCAACTTTAATTATCTCAACTTTAGTTATCTCAACTTTAGTTACTACATCTATTGCAAATGCGACTCAAAGTCAGGGAGTTTACCAAAGTCAGAGTATTATTAATCCTGATGATCCATCGCGATTTTCAAATGGTTGCAATAAACCGGGTGAGCCATTAAGTAAAAGGGATTCAAGCGTTAATACTAGTTTCGTTAAAGGAATAAAAATTTGGCGATCTTCCAAAAACATGAATACTTCAACACAAACAGAATTGACCGTCGATGAATCCAATGGACAGGGATATGACTTAACATTAACTTATCTCAACTCCACAGGTATTCCTGAGTTACAACCTAACGTTTCAGTTCAAGAAAAATGGCGACTTAAAATTCCAACTTCAGAGGATTCAACCGTAATGTTTGGTCGCGTCTATCATCCGACACGTGGAATACCATATTTCAATGTAAAATTTTTCCCAGCTCATTTAGGACGATTTACTATCAACCCACCAAAAGGGTGCACAACTTTTGATACAGGCACAAATAATACAATCACCTCAACTGTTGGTACTTTTACATTTGCGAAAACGGGTCAGACAGTTAAAGCCTTTAAGCGTAAATTTATACAAAAAAATATAATGCTAGAATGTTATGAAACCTTTTTTTGGGATAATGCCAAAAAAGCAGGGCTTGGCGATTTTACTCGAATTGTAATTTCCTCCAACGAAGTCCCTTCACCAAACCCAAATTGCGGTGGCGACTCAGTTTTCGTCTACGAAAAAGCCGTCAATGCAAACGGCGAAGTTCTTTCTGAACAAACAACTGAAATGTTGGGGTTTAAATAAATTAAACATGAAATGATAATAATCCCCCCTCGAATAATCTGATTACCGCACAAATATTGTTTACCAAAAAATTACTGTATCAAAAACCTCCGCACAAAATCTCACTCCTGAGTCACCCCCTCCCCTCAAAATCTCACTCCTGAGTCAAAAATCGATTCATAGTTTTTCCAAAAGCATGAATTGCTCTAAGTTTATTGTGATTAGAACAGAGCAGGGTAAGATTCTCTAGTTCCGATGTTCCGCCTAAAGCATACGGAGTAACATGCTCAATCTGAAGAAACCGCCTCGCTGAACATCTTGTTTTTGAAATAAAATCAATAAAGGCGCATTGAGATTCTGCTTTCAACCAAACTTAATCCTTAACATGAGAAGGAATGTAACGAGATTTAGCTTTTAATTTAAGCTTCTCCGGAGAAGCTGCCATGACTTTTAAGACACGCTCCGGAGGAGTTTTTGTAAATAAATTATTCTGAGTGATGATTTGAAGTCCAGAATTATCACTTGATGAAGTAGAGCATTCATTTGAAAGATCAGCGTTCGAAATTTCAACGTTTATCGTTTCTATGTTTGCCTTTTCCACTTTCATCTTTTCTATGTTTGCCTTTCTGCATTCAATATTTTTATTTTTTAATTTAAGCTCAGGATCTTTCTTTTTAAGGGCCTCATCTACAAGCGCCTCAATGAGATCTGTCATCGTAGCGTTCTTATGAGATGTGAGGTTTTTAAGTCGCTCCAACTTTTTCATAAGTTGTTCATTAATCACAAGCTCTAGCTTGAGATGAGTTTCAGATATGTATTTTATCTTTTCTGCTTGTTTAATTGTCTCTGGTGCCAATGTCATCAGAGTTTTTTCAATCTCTCGCTTGGACTTTGATTCCAAACTTGTGAGGAGTTTTATCTTATCAACTTTGGAGTAAGTTTTATCCTTTTTAGCCTCTTGGTTAAAGAAATTTTGCACTTGAGAAGCTGTTGTCAAACTCAACGCACCAGATTCAATGCTCTGAATAATTTCAGGAATTTGTGTGACTAGATCAAGCGCTTTAATTCGTCGATGAGCAGACCCATCATCGTATTTTAATTCTTTCACACAATATTGATGAAAAGACTCATACCCTCTTTCCAGATGAAGTCTTCTTGATCTGACCTCTCGCAGAAGCCCTATTATCTCTAAAGTAAGATTTCTTTCTTCTTGAACTTTTGATTTTAACAGAACATAAAGAACTTGATTTGAAAGTTTTTTAACGTCACTTATTATCGTCATCACACCCTCCACAAAAGTATTAGAATACACTAACATGAGTTTTTCTAAAGACACCCCAGGGTCATCTCAAGACAAAAATTTATCACCTTTATTACTCACCAGAACGCCCAACGTTATGCGAACTCCAGAGCGGGAAAGTATTTTGTGATTAGTGCTATGAAATGCTAAATAGAATTGAAACTGGCCCTTCAGAAAAGACGTCAATCTAAAATTAATATAAATTTTCGAACATTTATCACAGGGTGAATTTGCGATTAAATCGAAATCGAACTAACTTGTAACAAAACCTCAAATATAATAATCAAGCATCAGAAAATGAGTACGAACTTTACTTGAAGCTTGGTTTTCATCATGACAATGAAATCCACGAGCAATTCGGCTGTGAATATCAAAGATGTGACGTGGCAATGAGATTTTCAGGATTTTGAGTAATGCTCAAAACGCCGAGATATTCTCAAAACTCTGAGCGATTTTTATCACACGTCTTTAAAACGCGGATCATTCTCTGCAGGAGTTACGTTCTCGGCACCCGAGGCTTTTTTCATTGGCGCATCTTTAGCCAGTGCATCTAATTTAGTTTGTCCTGCTTCATGCAAATTATTTTTTTCTGCTTTACTAAATTTATTCACTGCTGATGGCCCATGTTCTTTTTTATTATCTTTGGTAAAGGCAATCACATTTTGAGGTTTGCCAGATTGAGCCGCAATATTCATTGATTCTACAGCATGAGCCTTAGAACCATGCTGAATTTTTTCTAACGATAAGACCGTACTTTGTAAAAGTTTTGTTTGATGAGAAAGTTGATCTGAAGCCAGTGATGTACTCTGTGCTAACACATCATTACGATGCGCTACTTGGTCGAGTTGGTTCATCGAAATTGTTATTTGGTTCAAGCCCTGCTCTTGCTCTTTCGATGCAGTTAAGATTTCACTAATCAAAATATTAACAGCACTTACACTCGTCACAATTTCTTCTAGAATTCCACCACACTGCTTTGCCACTACTGTTCCTGATTCGACCTTTGATTTACCCACGGCAATGAGGCCTTGTACTTTTGTTTTTGTTTCAGTCACAATACCTTCTACTTTTTGCATACTTGCAGCAAGCATGTCTGAAATTTCACGAGCCGCGGTTCCACTCATTTGAGCCAAATTACCAACTTCCTCAGCTACAACAGCAAAACCCTTACCGTGTTCACCTGCTCTTGCGGCTTCAACTGACGCATTAAATGAAAGTAGTTTTGTCTGAAATACTATGTCGTTAATAACTTTTGTTTTATTCCCAATTTCAGCAATTACTTTAATAATTTCCGTAATACGCAGATTGCTAGCATCAACCTGCTTCATAATGTCATCATTACTTTGATTGATATCTTCGATTGCATGAATCATATCATCCACAGCACTCTTGCCTTTGTTAGCAGCAATTTGACTTGTACCCGCAGTTGCTGAAGATTTATTTGCATTCTCAACACTTTTTGCCACCATAGCACTGATCTCATCGAGGGTAGCGGCTGTTTCTTGAATTGCTGATGCTTGTTCTGTTGCAGCACTTGAAAGTTCTTGAGATGTAGCTACGAGTTGAATACTTGAAGAATTGGTTTCACCGGCAACGTTCTTTAATTGAAAAACGGCCTCTGATATGTTCTTCATATTTTTCTTTAAACTTCGCATGATAAGAAGTGTCACACAAAGTGTAGCAAAAAGTGCAGCAGCACTAAACACCAACGAACGAGTACGCCCATCAACTAAACTAGCTGTACGAATATCAAGTAAATTATCAAGCTCTAAAACTGAAACATCCCATAATCTATAGCTTGCATTAAGAGCATCATCGCCCGCTTTTAAGAAATCTTCTGGGCTCACAGAAACATTTGGCTCTTCAGCAATTCTTTTAACCAAAGTGATAAAAGACTCCATCGCAACCGTGTTCGCAGTTAAAAAGGGCGGTACCTTCGTTTGAAACGATGCGCTTGTACCATAAAAATTAGCATCTTCATTTAATGCTGTTTGTGCACTGCCATTGATACGATCAAGATCTGATTGCTTGAGAAGTGCAGCATACACACTGAGTTGAATTTTTTGTTCTGGAGTAATCAATTTTCGACGAACTATACCTTCAACATTACCGATCACTTCTTGAATTCGATCTTGAGTTTATTGTACTTTGCATACAAATTAACCAATCAAAGTACATTAGGCTCGAATAAACTTACAAAAAGCTATGCTGTTAATATCTCAATTAAAAAACCAGAAAGTAAATTGAGAATAATATACCTGAAATTCGAAGATAAAGAAAAACTCCTTTCTATTGTTAAGAAAATCTCATCACACTCCCCGCCTACAATTGTCTTCGTCGCTAATTATCAAGATACATTGCAAGCGTTGAGTGATTCGTTTAGGGCGACAATGTCACTTTCAGTTGAAACACTACAACTGCCCATGACGCTTAAAGCTGGCACCATTTATGTATCAGATATTTCAAAGTCTATGAATGAGTTGCACTTACAAAGTAGCCTTAAAAAAACATCAATAATTATACTTAGTGAAATTACAAATGCAGACTTTAATAAATTCACAATATGGCAATCAGCACAAATTATTCTTGAAGAAACAATTAAACATTCTCTAAATGGTGCTGATGTAGAATTAATTACAGATATTGTTCCAGCTACTAGCATTATGTATAGCTCTGATATTTTTTTAAGTAAGGATGAATAAATTGTTAGAAACCGCGGTACTTGTAAAATCAAATGAAATAAAATTTTCATATGTACCGACGGTATATCATGTTAAAGGCAGTGATATTTCAATTATTTGTTTAAATAATCCAACAAACTCTTTTGGTGGCTTGGTTTGCTGGAATTCTAGAGATCCACTACCCGAAAATCTATTCATTCAATTATTAGACACATTCAAACCCGCTCCAAATAATTCGCTCCATGTAAAAATAGTTGGGAATGAGAAAACAATTAAATTAATGCGAGAGTTTACAAAACAGCATAATCTCAAAATACAAGGTCAGTTTTTAATCGAATCAAATGACTTAGAGGCGTATTATCATACTGAGAATGGAAAACTTCGAGTTAAAAAAGAAACTGACCCGATTCATTTGGACACTCATAAAAAAATAAAAGTACTTATTGTTGACGATTCTAAAGTTATTCGAAAAATATTGAGAGAAATTTTATCTACAGATAATGAAATCCATATCGTCGGAGAAACAGGTCACCCACTTCAAGTTGAAAGTATGCTACAAGAACTAAAGCCTGATGTTATGACTTTGGACATTCATATGCCAGAAATGAATGGCGTGACACTTATTGAAAAGTTATTCCAGAAAACACCAATCCCAACAGTTTTAGTCTCCTCATTAAGTATGGAGGACGGCGATTTAGTGTTACGAGCATTACGCCTTGGTGCTGTTGATTATATTCAAAAACCTTCTTGGAATGAGCTCCGTGAAATTACACCACTCATAATCGAGAAAGTTAAAGCAGCCTCAAAAGTAATCGTCGCAAAAAAAACACCTCCTAATATTGAAATAAAAAATTCTGATAAAATTATTTCAGATCTAGACAAATCACTCATCATAGGAATTGGAGCTTCAACCGGTGGAACTCGAGCAATCGAACATATTTTAGCTCAACTCCCAAAAGATATTCCGCCGATAGTAATCGTTCAGCATATTCCCACATTGTTTTCTGACGCTTTTGCTAAACACTTAAATCGCATTTGCTCTTTTGAAGTAAAAGAAGCTACAGATAGAGATGAAATTATTCATAATCGAGTGCTAATAGCACCTGGCGGAAAACAAATGTCTGTTATTAAGTCTGCAGGCACTTTTCGCGTTCACATTACCAACGATCCACCTGTGAATAGACACCAACCTTCTGTCGATGTGTTATTTAGTTCATTGGCACACATAGTAGGTAAACAAGCCCTAGGCATCATTCTCACTGGCATGGGAAGCGATGGTGCTGCTGGCTTACTTGAAATGCGAAAAGCTGGTTCATTTACAATTGCTGAAGATGAGTCAAGTTGTATTGTGTTTGGTATGCCACGGGCAGCTATTACTAAGGGGGCGGTAGTGCAAGTTTGCCCTCTAAATGAAATTGTTCAATTGTTATTAGAAAAATTCAGTACAAATAAAAAAAGTGCTTAAAATTTAATTTATTCGATAATCAATACGCCAAATGAAATAACTTTTTTTTCAATTTTTTTAATCCAACGAATTTCAACAAAAAAAATTGGCAGATTGTTTATTTTTATTTTTAGTTTTTCACCGACCATAATTTCACGGTTTTGAACTGCAACTAGTTTATAGCCTTTAATTGATTCTTCTAAAACTAATGCGATAATTTCAGGTGTAAATTTTTTAGCTTCATGATTAAACGATATGAGAGCTAAAGTGTTAGGCTCTGCCTCAAACCTAATTTTCTTCCTTTTATTCTTCGTATCTATATTCATGGTTTTGTATCCCATATGTCTTTTTCACCTATAAAAGTTTTTAAATTCAATAGTTTTTTATCTTTAATAGTATACCCAACCCCGTAAAGCGTTTCAATTGAATGGTCAAAGTTTTTCAGCTTACGCCTCAAAGATAAAATATGTACATTAATTGTACGACCCAATACGAAAGTATCTCTCCATACACTAGATAAAATCTGATCACGACTCTGTACTGAAGGCATTTTCTCAAGTAAAAACTTAAGCAATTTATATTCAACGTGTCCTAATTCAACAATCTGTTTGTTAATTAAAACTTCCATCGTGATTGGATTGAGCTCAAGATTGCCGCATGTAATGATACTTTTAAAATCAGAGTTCATGTATTCGATAAAACGCATTATTTTTGAATCAATGCGAACCAGCAATTCTTCAATTTCTATAGTTTTCAAAATAACATCGTCTGCACCATTTTGAAATGCTAAAACTTTTTCTTGCAATTCAACTTGCTCAGATAATACGAGCAAGGGAATATGTTTAGTTCGAATATCGCTACGAATATTTCTGCACATCGTTAATGCTAATTTATTTGGCATTTGAAGATTTATTAAAATTAGATGTGGCATTTCACTCATGGCCAGCTGATAACCTTGTTCTTCAGTCGTAGCGATAGACACATTGTAATAAGGCGTAAGTTTGTTTCGTGTGGCATTGCAATTTATTTCATCTGTATCGATAATTAAAACTTTATGTGGAAGCGATATGTTCATTCACAAGCCCCTGGGGATGCATGATACTTATCTAATTATCTTGTAGATTAATGAG contains these protein-coding regions:
- a CDS encoding methyl-accepting chemotaxis protein; this translates as MIGNVEGIVRRKLITPEQKIQLSVYAALLKQSDLDRINGSAQTALNEDANFYGTSASFQTKVPPFLTANTVAMESFITLVKRIAEEPNVSVSPEDFLKAGDDALNASYRLWDVSVLELDNLLDIRTASLVDGRTRSLVFSAAALFATLCVTLLIMRSLKKNMKNISEAVFQLKNVAGETNSSSIQLVATSQELSSAATEQASAIQETAATLDEISAMVAKSVENANKSSATAGTSQIAANKGKSAVDDMIHAIEDINQSNDDIMKQVDASNLRITEIIKVIAEIGNKTKVINDIVFQTKLLSFNASVEAARAGEHGKGFAVVAEEVGNLAQMSGTAAREISDMLAASMQKVEGIVTETKTKVQGLIAVGKSKVESGTVVAKQCGGILEEIVTSVSAVNILISEILTASKEQEQGLNQITISMNQLDQVAHRNDVLAQSTSLASDQLSHQTKLLQSTVLSLEKIQHGSKAHAVESMNIAAQSGKPQNVIAFTKDNKKEHGPSAVNKFSKAEKNNLHEAGQTKLDALAKDAPMKKASGAENVTPAENDPRFKDV
- a CDS encoding chemotaxis response regulator protein-glutamate methylesterase, with translation MNKLLETAVLVKSNEIKFSYVPTVYHVKGSDISIICLNNPTNSFGGLVCWNSRDPLPENLFIQLLDTFKPAPNNSLHVKIVGNEKTIKLMREFTKQHNLKIQGQFLIESNDLEAYYHTENGKLRVKKETDPIHLDTHKKIKVLIVDDSKVIRKILREILSTDNEIHIVGETGHPLQVESMLQELKPDVMTLDIHMPEMNGVTLIEKLFQKTPIPTVLVSSLSMEDGDLVLRALRLGAVDYIQKPSWNELREITPLIIEKVKAASKVIVAKKTPPNIEIKNSDKIISDLDKSLIIGIGASTGGTRAIEHILAQLPKDIPPIVIVQHIPTLFSDAFAKHLNRICSFEVKEATDRDEIIHNRVLIAPGGKQMSVIKSAGTFRVHITNDPPVNRHQPSVDVLFSSLAHIVGKQALGIILTGMGSDGAAGLLEMRKAGSFTIAEDESSCIVFGMPRAAITKGAVVQVCPLNEIVQLLLEKFSTNKKSA
- a CDS encoding response regulator transcription factor — encoded protein: MNISLPHKVLIIDTDEINCNATRNKLTPYYNVSIATTEEQGYQLAMSEMPHLILINLQMPNKLALTMCRNIRSDIRTKHIPLLVLSEQVELQEKVLAFQNGADDVILKTIEIEELLVRIDSKIMRFIEYMNSDFKSIITCGNLELNPITMEVLINKQIVELGHVEYKLLKFLLEKMPSVQSRDQILSSVWRDTFVLGRTINVHILSLRRKLKNFDHSIETLYGVGYTIKDKKLLNLKTFIGEKDIWDTKP